The Lycium barbarum isolate Lr01 chromosome 9, ASM1917538v2, whole genome shotgun sequence genome has a segment encoding these proteins:
- the LOC132612186 gene encoding uncharacterized protein LOC132612186 yields MKAEHQRPSGLAQNIDTSFWKWEMINMDFITGLLRSARSPDSIWKGLGTKVNPSTIFHPQTDDQPGRTIQTFEDMLRARVIDFKVTMLVLEWGHTKLCMGTDVDHQSGVMWFVKKGKLSPRYIGPYRILRRFGQVAYELELPQDMIVVHLVFHVSMSRKSVGDPSLVIPTDSTTVNDSLTYEEVPVAILHREVRKVENETNCLTKGTMKKSES; encoded by the exons atgaaagccgaacatcagaggCCTAGTGGCTTAGCCCAGAATATTGATACTTCcttttggaagtgggagatgataaacatggatttcataacaGGTCTACTTCGTTCAGCTAGGAGTcctgattcaatttgg aaaggattgggtacaaaGGTTAATCCCAGTACaatttttcatcctcagacagatgACCAGCCAgggcgcaccattcagacctttgaggatatgttgagggcacgTGTcattgatttcaaag ttaccatgctagtattagAATGGGGTCatacgaagctttgtatgggcacAGATGTAGATCACCAATCG GGAGTTATGTGGTTtgttaagaaagggaagcttagtcctcgctatattggaccatacagaatccTGCGAAGGtttggtcaagtggcttatgagcttgagttgccacaagacatGATTGTTGTTCatctagtgtttcatgtgtccatgtcgAGAAAGTCtgtgggagacccgtcgttggttatCCCGACTGATAGCACAACAGTCAATGAtagtttgacttatgaagaagttccaGTGGCAATTCTACATCGGGAGGTTCGCAAAGTTGAGAATGAAACAAATTGCCTTACTAAAGGTACTATgaagaagtcagaaagttga
- the LOC132611468 gene encoding small ribosomal subunit protein eS10z-like, whose protein sequence is MQSFKSKEYVRETFAWMHYYWYLTNDGIEFLRTYLNLPSEIVPATLKKSAKPLGRPMGGPPGDRPRGPPRFEGDRPRFGDREGYRAGPRGPPGEFGGEKGGAPADYQPAFRGGGGRPGFGRGAGGFGGDSLWGM, encoded by the exons ATGCAGAGCTTTAAGTCGAAGGAGTATGTGCGTGAGACCTTTGCTTGGATGCACTACTACTGGTATCTTACCAATGATGGCATTGAGTTCCTCAGGACTTACCTCAATCTTCCTTCTGAAATTGTCCCTGCCACTTTGAAGAAGTCCGCCAAGCCTCTTGGTCGTCCCATGGGTGGACCGCCAGGCGATAGGCCCCG TGGACCACCAAGGTTCGAGGGTGATAGGCCAAGGTTTGGTGATAGGGAAGGGTATCGTGCTGGTCCAAGAGGTCCACCTGGTGAATTTGGAGGCGAGAAAGGTGGAGCTCCAGCTGACTACCAGCCTGCATTTAGG GGTGGTGGTGGAAGGCCTGGATTTGGGCGTGGGGCTGGAGGTTTTGGAGGCGATTCCCtctggggaatgtaa